Below is a window of Georgenia soli DNA.
TTGCGGCGGCCGTCGTGACCACAGCGTGCACGGCCGCGTCGTGCCGGTGCGCACCCCTCGGCAGCCGTGCACGTCCTCCGGCCAGCGGTCCTCACCCGTCACCGGGTCGTGGGCGACCTGCACCGTCACGTCCCAGCCGTTCGTGAAGAGCTCGCAGTCGCAGAAGGAGCCCTCACGGCCGATGCGGCGCTCCAGCCTCGTCGCGAGCGGCGCCTGGAGCTCACGCCACCGCCTGGTCCACCGCAGCGTCGTGTCGCACCCGAACTGCACGAGCATCCGGTTGACGTAGCACAGCACGCACTCGTGCGGCCCAGGCCCGGTCAGGTCCTGCGCCAGGCTGGCCAGCTCGATCTCCAGCGTGCGTACGCCGTCGTCCACGGACATGGGCCTCTCCCCCGCTCACCGGTCCGAACCCCTTGTTCGAACACCTGTGCAGAAGATGGCAGGAGCCACCGACATCGGCGCTCAGCCCCCGAGGACCCACTCCACGATCGCGGCGTGCGTCGGGGCGAGGTTGCGCTTGGCGGCGAAGGTCACCGAACGAGGGTC
It encodes the following:
- a CDS encoding DUF2695 domain-containing protein is translated as MSVDDGVRTLEIELASLAQDLTGPGPHECVLCYVNRMLVQFGCDTTLRWTRRWRELQAPLATRLERRIGREGSFCDCELFTNGWDVTVQVAHDPVTGEDRWPEDVHGCRGVRTGTTRPCTLWSRRPPQRWPARRRSDWD